In the genome of Pseudomonadota bacterium, one region contains:
- a CDS encoding glycosyltransferase has protein sequence MTSYEIIFVDDGSPDQTSAVLRALNLKHVQVLTLAQNQGEFGAIIAGMLEIKRVPVRLRRSAPSSVRVMNHGLRMLRRISRLRRSWRRGFYNSEQMLRIADQRYWS, from the coding sequence GTGACCAGTTACGAAATTATCTTCGTCGATGATGGCAGCCCCGATCAAACTAGCGCGGTACTCCGCGCTCTTAATCTCAAACATGTACAAGTGCTAACACTCGCCCAGAACCAGGGGGAATTTGGAGCTATTATCGCAGGCATGCTTGAGATCAAACGGGTGCCGGTGCGACTTAGACGCAGCGCTCCATCGAGTGTGCGTGTGATGAATCACGGCCTGCGTATGTTGCGGCGTATCTCTCGGTTGCGCCGTTCGTGGAGGAGGGGATTTTATAATTCGGAGCAGATGCTGCGAATTGCGGATCAACGCTACTGGTCCTAA
- a CDS encoding FGGY family carbohydrate kinase, with protein MAKATAPWDNIAITSNDSMSDDSMSDNELFLGVDQGSSSTKGLLVDATGNAVQEFAAAVPARIDNNPCVEQDPEGLLTSVTEVFNRAVAWSNEQGVKIRAAGLAVQRSGVLAWNSIDGRPRHPVITWADTRTGPIIQNFGRGVERISLKTGLPTIPNFAAGKIHLLQRQFLEPSIYVATLDAFLLHRMSGKKVFVTEDTMAARTMLYALTERGWSNDLCRDFEVDPHRLPRINPSLAPHTHYAGVPIVALLGDQQAALIGRSGIKRRPLLNLGTIAALTLDTGCNVVQKTGMMTSVLLSRLIPNSYAREMKFLIETTSPVTGTVLLEPLRREWCKSSKELNAMCERAEQEHLQGRATAYFVNHRHSLPRWEHGVPNVMVSKPDATTADRARAIVENVGNLVVRMLEEFSDKGLLGEVLPNEIDVAGGGSELGYLLQYISDVSGHILHRLATHEAGSRGAALCAWMSVNNEFEAHQFNQQEPSRSYRCERPERRKRYLMWQRLEQDTLNGALPAHAEVEPI; from the coding sequence GTGGCAAAAGCTACAGCACCATGGGACAATATAGCAATAACGAGCAATGATTCAATGAGTGATGATTCAATGAGCGATAATGAGCTGTTTTTAGGGGTAGATCAGGGCTCCAGCTCAACCAAGGGGCTCCTGGTTGATGCTACCGGGAACGCCGTGCAGGAGTTCGCTGCAGCGGTACCGGCGCGTATTGATAATAACCCCTGCGTTGAGCAGGACCCAGAGGGGTTACTTACCTCCGTTACAGAGGTGTTCAACAGAGCCGTCGCTTGGAGCAATGAGCAGGGGGTCAAGATTAGGGCCGCCGGACTAGCTGTACAACGCTCAGGGGTCTTGGCCTGGAACTCTATTGACGGCAGGCCCCGTCACCCCGTAATAACCTGGGCCGATACCCGGACGGGGCCGATTATTCAGAATTTTGGCCGAGGGGTTGAGCGCATCTCACTTAAAACCGGGCTTCCGACCATCCCTAACTTCGCTGCTGGCAAGATTCATCTTTTACAGAGACAGTTTCTTGAGCCCTCGATCTACGTTGCGACCCTTGATGCCTTTCTGCTGCACCGTATGAGTGGCAAAAAGGTCTTCGTAACTGAGGATACGATGGCGGCCAGAACGATGCTCTATGCACTTACAGAGCGGGGCTGGAGCAACGATCTGTGCCGAGATTTTGAGGTTGACCCCCATAGGTTGCCTAGAATTAATCCCTCGCTGGCGCCCCATACGCACTATGCTGGAGTGCCGATAGTTGCGCTACTAGGGGACCAACAGGCAGCACTGATCGGGCGTAGTGGAATAAAGCGGCGACCCCTTCTGAACCTTGGTACCATTGCGGCGCTGACCCTCGATACTGGATGCAACGTAGTTCAGAAAACTGGTATGATGACGAGTGTTTTACTCTCGCGCCTTATTCCGAATAGTTATGCGCGCGAGATGAAGTTTCTGATTGAGACGACCTCGCCGGTGACCGGTACGGTTCTGCTGGAGCCGTTACGGCGTGAGTGGTGTAAGAGCTCGAAGGAATTAAACGCCATGTGCGAGCGTGCAGAACAGGAGCACTTGCAGGGACGTGCGACCGCATATTTTGTAAATCATAGGCACTCCCTTCCAAGATGGGAGCACGGAGTTCCTAACGTAATGGTGAGTAAGCCAGACGCTACAACGGCCGACCGCGCGCGTGCTATCGTTGAGAACGTTGGGAATCTGGTTGTTCGGATGCTAGAGGAGTTCTCGGACAAGGGGCTGCTTGGAGAGGTGCTTCCGAACGAGATCGATGTGGCGGGTGGGGGCTCAGAGCTAGGTTATCTTCTGCAGTATATCTCGGATGTTTCTGGGCATATTTTGCACCGTCTTGCGACCCATGAGGCGGGCTCTAGGGGGGCAGCCCTGTGTGCCTGGATGTCAGTAAACAACGAATTCGAGGCACATCAGTTTAACCAGCAGGAGCCCAGCAGGAGCTATCGCTGCGAGCGTCCAGAGCGGCGTAAGCGTTATTTGATGTGGCAGCGCTTGGAGCAGGACACCCTTAACGGCGCTTTGCCTGCACATGCTGAGGTTGAGCCAATATAG
- a CDS encoding glycosyltransferase family 39 protein has protein sequence MSKFIVALFLILATALTALGFYLAALDDGANQLALVALQPVAGRLIKLGNILFRFRGENMLALLPVIIVALVVSGVRFKKPRHNFFALGLILAFTAQWALINQHLIFALSQGAREGDAISSATRMVIGCSMVGYALALLCFYAAFRKEQPLESLAQRGVSDSSFTLRDGSVLLGIFLVALFFRLYAINHIFNSFEGEVASYSAGATSLEGMFLANKGVSGPWSPLGLLYYLPIYLTTKLFGTTLLALRMSSALVGVFTIPFMYLLARRIGGKQAGVIAAMLLALNALHIGWGRTDIYPHGVTTWPALLLCWLLIRAADTRKVIDAVWVALVMGLTWHQYPSGQSSVAIPVFAIGIYWLVNRFKSPLRGTQLAWVGVGVLLWLIGLPLSYYYADKTIIFMNPFNLTGPRALWGEVEGGLSMLQIVLMVINKASQQFYDVLQGIFYKVPYLFHQDFIPFIPDFHMRTVAWMIVPFVCAGLFMVLRSIRRFESAVIIAWLMAAIL, from the coding sequence ATGAGTAAATTCATCGTAGCTCTCTTCCTTATACTTGCAACCGCATTGACGGCGCTAGGCTTTTACCTGGCGGCTCTCGATGATGGCGCAAACCAGTTAGCTCTCGTTGCGCTGCAACCAGTGGCAGGCCGCTTGATTAAGCTTGGTAATATCTTATTTCGTTTCCGCGGCGAGAACATGTTGGCGCTGCTGCCTGTGATCATAGTAGCGCTCGTTGTTTCAGGTGTGCGCTTTAAAAAGCCCCGCCATAACTTCTTTGCGCTGGGACTGATCCTAGCATTTACGGCTCAGTGGGCACTAATCAATCAACACCTGATTTTTGCCCTTAGCCAGGGAGCGAGGGAAGGTGATGCTATTAGCTCAGCAACCCGGATGGTTATTGGATGCTCTATGGTTGGTTACGCCCTAGCGCTACTCTGTTTTTACGCAGCTTTTCGCAAGGAGCAACCGCTTGAGTCTTTGGCACAGAGGGGCGTAAGCGATAGCTCCTTTACGCTACGAGATGGCTCGGTTCTGCTCGGTATATTCCTTGTCGCGTTGTTCTTTCGTCTCTACGCCATAAATCATATCTTTAACTCCTTTGAGGGGGAGGTCGCCAGCTATTCAGCAGGGGCAACATCGCTTGAAGGGATGTTTTTGGCTAATAAAGGGGTTTCCGGTCCATGGTCACCACTAGGCTTACTCTATTATCTACCGATCTATCTAACTACCAAGCTCTTCGGCACTACCCTTCTTGCGTTACGGATGTCCTCTGCCCTGGTTGGAGTCTTTACTATTCCATTTATGTATCTGCTGGCTCGACGCATAGGGGGCAAGCAGGCCGGCGTTATAGCAGCAATGTTACTTGCGTTAAACGCACTTCACATCGGCTGGGGGCGCACAGATATCTATCCACATGGGGTTACTACCTGGCCAGCTTTGCTGTTGTGCTGGCTTCTTATAAGAGCCGCAGATACCCGTAAGGTGATTGATGCTGTCTGGGTTGCACTCGTTATGGGGCTGACCTGGCATCAATACCCATCTGGGCAGAGCTCTGTAGCGATCCCCGTATTCGCTATCGGGATCTACTGGCTCGTCAACAGGTTTAAATCTCCTTTGCGCGGGACGCAGCTCGCCTGGGTCGGGGTCGGGGTATTGCTTTGGCTGATCGGATTACCGCTTAGTTACTACTACGCAGATAAGACAATTATCTTCATGAACCCATTTAATCTTACCGGCCCACGCGCGCTATGGGGAGAGGTCGAGGGAGGTCTCTCAATGCTCCAGATCGTGTTGATGGTTATTAATAAAGCCTCTCAACAGTTTTATGATGTCCTGCAGGGGATATTCTATAAGGTGCCGTACCTCTTTCATCAGGACTTTATCCCCTTTATTCCTGATTTTCATATGCGCACCGTTGCCTGGATGATAGTGCCGTTTGTGTGTGCGGGGCTATTTATGGTGCTGCGCTCGATTCGGCGCTTCGAGTCGGCCGTAATCATAGCGTGGCTTATGGCAGCAATTCTG
- a CDS encoding acyl-CoA desaturase, which yields MYHGDALPNERFSFINIFKQGVFWAVHLACLVAIWVGISWVAVVVCLAFYVIRMFAITGVYHRYFSHRSYETSRVFQFLLAVLGTTAAQKGPIWWASHHRHHHKHSDTPEDIHSPIVHGIYFAHVGWVLSSQFVDSRPELVKDLTKYPELCLLEKYNLVPPILLAVGMFFFGGWLQVAYPALGTSAMQMLVWGFFISTVLLYHGTFCINSFTHLIGKRRFPSTDSSKNNLFLALITLGEGWHNNHHYYPGSERQGFYWWEIDISHYILTVLSWFGLVWNLRVPPARVYAAAGKLT from the coding sequence ATGTATCACGGCGACGCACTACCAAACGAACGGTTTAGCTTCATAAATATCTTTAAACAGGGTGTTTTTTGGGCTGTCCACCTGGCCTGTCTAGTAGCCATCTGGGTAGGGATTAGCTGGGTAGCTGTGGTCGTATGTCTCGCTTTCTATGTAATTCGTATGTTCGCCATCACCGGCGTCTACCACCGCTACTTCTCTCACCGCTCGTATGAGACAAGTCGCGTTTTTCAGTTTCTGCTCGCCGTGCTCGGTACAACCGCAGCACAGAAGGGGCCAATCTGGTGGGCTTCGCACCACCGCCATCACCACAAGCACTCAGATACCCCAGAGGATATCCATTCACCTATTGTTCACGGTATCTATTTTGCCCACGTTGGGTGGGTACTCAGCTCTCAATTTGTGGACTCCCGTCCTGAGCTGGTCAAAGATCTTACTAAGTACCCAGAGCTATGCTTACTTGAAAAGTACAACCTTGTTCCGCCGATACTACTCGCTGTAGGAATGTTCTTTTTCGGCGGCTGGCTACAGGTTGCTTATCCAGCACTCGGTACCTCCGCTATGCAGATGTTAGTATGGGGCTTCTTTATCAGCACCGTCCTGCTCTATCACGGCACCTTCTGTATTAACTCCTTCACACATCTGATCGGCAAGCGTCGCTTTCCATCAACTGATAGCAGCAAGAACAACCTCTTTCTGGCCTTAATCACCTTGGGCGAGGGCTGGCACAATAACCACCATTATTATCCAGGCTCAGAGCGTCAGGGCTTTTACTGGTGGGAGATCGATATCTCGCACTACATCCTAACGGTGCTCTCCTGGTTCGGCCTGGTGTGGAACCTCCGTGTTCCCCCCGCGCGTGTATATGCGGCAGCAGGGAAGCTTACGTAG
- a CDS encoding radical SAM protein, translating into MKPEISSHICAAATIDPRSLPPQQLFSRASDLGISQEVTRRWAGAVIGRGEYIASTVMAKSHIAKRFAQHLSDLPALSLTTHQRSEVDGFEKLLFTTPDGMGIETVLIPLKKEGSVSICLSSQVGCVMGCTFCATARMTKRRNLHSWEILDQYIQARKLVLSQGRRVTGAVFMGMGEPFLNFTQVITAAQWLCFPVEHAISGKAITISTVGLVQEIERFTDLKLPFRLSISLGAATDEKRARLVPVAARTPVHVLMAAARRHALARKVRVNLSYVCIKGENVSEDDARELALLVEDTPIRLDLIDVTDHSGRYQPPSPEELKAFRDALSFHLKQPVARRYSGGADIKASCGSLATQ; encoded by the coding sequence ATGAAACCAGAGATATCTAGCCACATCTGCGCTGCAGCCACAATCGACCCGCGCTCGCTCCCTCCACAGCAGCTCTTTAGTAGAGCCAGCGATCTAGGCATCTCCCAGGAGGTTACCAGAAGGTGGGCCGGGGCCGTCATTGGGCGGGGTGAATATATCGCCTCAACCGTTATGGCTAAGAGCCATATCGCAAAAAGATTTGCACAGCACCTATCGGATCTCCCCGCACTCTCTCTCACAACGCACCAACGTTCGGAGGTAGATGGATTTGAGAAGCTACTCTTCACAACACCTGATGGCATGGGGATCGAAACCGTTTTGATCCCCCTTAAGAAGGAGGGCTCCGTTAGCATCTGCCTCTCCTCGCAGGTCGGCTGCGTAATGGGGTGTACCTTCTGCGCCACTGCGCGCATGACTAAGCGCCGTAACCTTCACTCCTGGGAGATCCTCGACCAATATATTCAGGCCCGTAAGCTCGTACTATCGCAGGGGCGCCGCGTTACAGGAGCTGTGTTTATGGGGATGGGGGAGCCATTTCTTAACTTTACACAGGTGATTACTGCCGCACAGTGGCTCTGCTTTCCCGTTGAACACGCTATCTCTGGCAAGGCCATTACCATCAGCACCGTAGGACTAGTCCAAGAGATAGAGCGCTTTACCGATCTAAAGCTCCCCTTTCGGCTCTCTATCAGCCTCGGTGCGGCAACGGATGAGAAACGGGCACGCCTCGTACCGGTTGCTGCACGAACACCGGTGCACGTTCTTATGGCTGCGGCACGTCGCCACGCCCTGGCGCGCAAGGTCCGAGTTAACCTCTCATACGTTTGTATCAAGGGTGAGAACGTGAGCGAAGATGACGCTCGGGAACTAGCGCTACTTGTTGAAGACACCCCGATTAGACTTGATCTGATCGACGTAACGGATCACTCGGGGCGCTATCAACCCCCCTCACCTGAGGAGCTTAAGGCCTTTCGTGATGCGCTCTCTTTTCATCTAAAGCAACCCGTAGCACGGCGCTACTCCGGAGGGGCAGATATCAAGGCCTCCTGCGGCTCCTTAGCAACGCAGTAG
- the rsfS gene encoding ribosome silencing factor, which produces MKNNLALALKNDSDSLKVVKRVVAACEDVRGKDVHVLDVHSISDFADYFIVVTGRSDRQVQGITNRVIQELSILGAKPLSVEGYQDGQWVLVDCGDVIVHIFYEPVREFYDIESLWMRARRLDVAGAA; this is translated from the coding sequence ATGAAGAATAACCTCGCGCTGGCGTTAAAGAATGATTCAGACTCGTTAAAGGTAGTAAAACGTGTTGTGGCAGCTTGTGAGGATGTGAGGGGAAAGGACGTGCATGTTCTAGACGTGCATTCCATTTCCGACTTCGCTGATTATTTCATCGTAGTAACTGGGCGCTCCGACCGACAGGTACAGGGTATCACGAACCGCGTAATCCAAGAGCTCTCTATCCTTGGCGCAAAGCCGTTGTCGGTAGAGGGGTATCAGGATGGGCAATGGGTGCTTGTAGATTGCGGCGATGTCATAGTTCACATCTTTTACGAGCCGGTACGCGAGTTCTATGACATCGAGAGCTTGTGGATGCGTGCTCGGCGGCTTGATGTAGCAGGTGCTGCATAG